AGTGTGCAGTAATTGAATTTGCAAGAAATGTATGTGGCTTAAAAGCAAACTCGACAGAATTTGACGAAGAAACTGAACATCCTGTAATAGATTACATTCCAGAACAGCGTGAAATAACTGAAAAAGGTGGGACCATGAGACTTGGTGCTTACCCTACAATTTTAACAGAAAATTCACTTGCAAGTGAATTATATGGTTCAATAAATGTATCTGAAAGACACAGACACCGATACGAAGTAAATCCCGAATACCATGAAATATTGAAGAAAAACGGATTAATAATTTCAGGAATGTCGCCTGACGGAAAACTTGCAGAATTTATAGAACTTGAAAATCACAAGTACTTTATTGCAACACAAGCACACCCTGAATTTAAATCAAGACCAAACAAACCTCACCCATTATTCTATGGATTGGTAAAAGCTTCGATTGAAAAATAATTAATTATTTGGAGGAAAATCAATGTTTAAAACAGAGCCGTTTATAGAAGAATCTATTGAAGAAATAAGAAAGCAGATTAACAATAGAAAAACGATTATTGCATTGAGTGGCGGAGTTGACAGTGCAGTTGCTGCAGTTCTTACAGATAAAGCAATTGGGGATAAATTACTTGCAGTTTACGTTGATACTGGATTAATGAGGAAAAATGAGTCTGAAGAAATCTGGAAAATTTTTAAAGAACAGATGGGACTCAATTTAAAAATTGTTGAAGCAAAAGACATATTTTTAAAAGAACTCGAAGGAGTAATTGATCCAGAAGAAAAAAGAAAAATAATTGGAAGGCTCTTTATTGAAGTATTTGAGAAAGTTGCAGAAGAACAGGGTGAAGAAGTACTCGTTCAGGGAACAATTGCACCAGACTGGATTGAAAGTGAAGGACAGATTAAAACACACCACAACATTGCGTTACCTGGTGGAATGGTTTTAGATGTTGTTGAACCTTTAAGAGAACTCTACAAAGATGAAGTTAGACTTTTAGCAGTTGCACTTGGACTTCCAGACCAGATTGCACACAGACAACCTTTTCCGGGACCCGGACTTGCAGTTAGAATTTTAGGCGAAATTACAGATGAAAAATTAGCAATCTGTAAGGAAGCAAACTTCATCGTTTCAGAAGAAATTGAAAAAACCGAACTTAAAAACGAACTCTGGCAGTACTTTGCAGCAGTGCTCGATACAAAAGCAACTGGTGTTAAAGGAGATATTAGGGATTACAACTGGGTTGTTGCACTTAGATTTGTAAAATCACTCGATGCAATGACTGCACATACTCCTGAAATCCCGTACGATTTAATTAAAAAAATAAGCAAAAGAATTACCTCTGAAATTCCAAATGTTACAAGAGTGGTTCTTGACGTAACTGATAAACCACCAGCAACAATTGAATTTGAATAATTCTTTAAAATACATCTTTTTTTAAAATTTAATTCTACCTACACAATAGCTATTTATTTTTAAACTTCGTTATTCATTATATCAAAAGATTTGGACTGTTTTTAACTTTTGAAAGGATGGAACATGAAGAACAATTACGGTATTCAAAAATGGCACAGCCATGGAGCAATGCTCTGTAATTCTGAAAAATATTCGGAAGCACTTGAGTGTTATGATAAAATACTTTCATATTATCCAAAAGATTTTTTAGCAGTCTTTGGAAAAGGAATGGTTTTTTTAAAACTTAAGGAATACGAAAAAGCATTGTGGTGTTTCAACAGCGTTTTAAACATGAATTCATCATATATTCCTGCAATAAAAAATAAAGCAATTGTGGAAGAAAAGTTAAAAAAGCAGGAACGCGAAAATTATAATAAATTTTCAAAATTGGGCGTTGAAAACTACAAACAGGGAAATTTTGAGAAGGCTCTCGACTATTTTGAAAAAGCTTTTGAAATAAATCCATATTCAGAAACTTTAAGAAAAAATATTGAAAAGACACGCCTTAAATTAAAAGAAACACTCCCTATCAGATGGAATAATAAAGGAGTCGAATATTACAAGGTTAAAAACTACCAAAAGGCGTTCGAATGCTTTGAAAAAGCTGTTAAGTTAAATCCAAATTTTGAATCTGCTTTAAAAAATAAAGCAATGGTTCAAAAGTTACTTAAAAATTAAGTTCATTTTGTTTGTGATTTCATGATTAAAAACTTAAAAAAAGATGGAATTGTAAAAGACAGTGCATACATGATATTTTCAAACATGTATTCCAAATTTGCAGCCTATCTTTTTTATTTTTTAATACCATTTATTCTTGGAACTGAGGGTTTTGGTATCATTAAAGGGTTAATGCCGATTTTAGATACGTTAGTTATTATTTTTTGTTCGGGAATTCCGCCAGCAATGGCAAAATTTATTTCTGGCAATGACCTTAAAGAAAATACTTGGATATACGATATTTTAAAAGTAATGTTTATTTTTTCAATATTTGGCGGAATTTTTACAGTATTTTTAAAATATTTGCTTGGCGGAAACTATTCTAATTTACCAAATGTTTATTTTTACGCTGTCGCACTTGCATTACCATTTTCAGTAGTTATTTCGTGGAGCAGGGGCGTATTACAGGGAAATTTAAAAATAAAGAATTTATCAAAAACATGGATTTTAGAAAATACTTCAAAAGTTGTTTTTTTAGTAATTTTGAGCTATTTATTTGGCGTATTTGGTGGAATTCTATCGATTTCAGTTTCATTTTTAATCGGCGGAATTTTTGGAATCTACCTCTTATCAAAATCAAATCTAGAATATTCATTTTCACATATTTTAAAAAATATATTTTCACCGATAAAAGAGAAGGAATCTGTTAAAAAAGTTATATATTATTCAATTCCTATCGCACTTACGACTGCATCCTATAGGCTTATAAATGATCTCGATGGTATTTTCATACTTTCGATGCTTGGAGCTTATGATAATGGTGTTTACGGATACGCATCGTTACTTTCAAGGCTTCTTTTCTTGTTCGCATCTGCAATAGCAATAGTACTAATTCCAAGAATTTCAAAATCGAAAGACATTTCATATTTTAAAAAAGCAACAATTTTGAACATTTTAATAGTTTTACCTGCATTATTAATAATTTTTTTATTCTCAAAAGAACTTTTGAAACTGTTTTTTGGAATAAATACTCCTGAAAGCGTTACTTCTTTAAAAATACTCTCAGTATCTGCAGTTTTCATGAGTACATATACAATATGTGCGTCATCCCTTCAGGGTCTTGGATACGCAAAAATTCCAGTATATGTTTTATTTTTAGGCATTTTGTTAAATGCAATATTAAATTACATGTTAATTCCAAATTTGGGCATTATTGGCGGTGCAATTGCAACTCTTTCATCGTCATTTGCTGTATTTGTATTAATTTGGATAATTACATTTAGTAAGCTTAAAAAAATTAAAAATAATAGTTAAAATTTAATAATTTTAGTTTTAAATATTATTTTGAATAAATCTTTTTATACTTAAAATAAAATAATTTCCAGAGTTAAATTAAATGCGAAAGAGATGATGAAACATGGCCGAAAATTTTGTGGTTGTGGATGGAGGGGTCGTAGCTCCAAAGGGTTTTAAGTCAAACGGGCACAAGGATAGAAAATACGGTGCTGCTTTAATATATTCAGAAACAGATGCAGTTGCAGCAGGGGTATTTACAACAAATAAGGTTTTTGCACATCCTGTTGCTCTTTCAAAAGATGTTTTAGTAAATAATAATGTATTCAGGGCAATTGTTGCAAATAGTGGAAATGCAAACTGCTTTACAAAAGGCGGAATGGAAGATGCAGAATTACTCGTGAAAAAAGCAGCTGAATTATTAAAAATTCCAGAAAATCAGGTACTTTCAGCATCAACAGGGGTAATTGGTAGGAAAATGCCAATGGATATCATAACTTTGGAAGTTGAAAGGGCTTTTGAAAATATGGATCTAGAAAACAGCAACGAAAATGCATCAAAAGCGATAATGACTACTGACGCATTTCCAAAAACGGTTGCAGTTGAATTCGAAGTAAAGGACAAAAAAATTAGAATCGGAGGAATTGCAAAAGGTGCTGGAATGATTGCACCAAACATGCTTCATGCAACAATGCTTGGATTTATTACAACGGATATTGAAATATCAAAAGAAGATTTAACCAATTCCCTTCAAAAAGCAACTGACGAAAGCTTTAACAATGCAGTTGTCGATGGAGACATGAGTACAAACGATACTGTGTATGTTTTAGCAAATGCTCAAAGTGGTGTAAAATATACTGACTGCAAAGATGAATTTGATGAAGCTTTAACATATGTTTCAAAAGAGCTTGCAAAAATGATTGTTTCAGATGGTGAAGGTGCTAAAAAATTAATTGAAGCGACCGTTTATGGTGCAGAAACAAAAGAAGACGCAAAAAAAGCTTCGA
This Methanococcus maripaludis C5 DNA region includes the following protein-coding sequences:
- the guaA gene encoding glutamine-hydrolyzing GMP synthase; the encoded protein is MFKTEPFIEESIEEIRKQINNRKTIIALSGGVDSAVAAVLTDKAIGDKLLAVYVDTGLMRKNESEEIWKIFKEQMGLNLKIVEAKDIFLKELEGVIDPEEKRKIIGRLFIEVFEKVAEEQGEEVLVQGTIAPDWIESEGQIKTHHNIALPGGMVLDVVEPLRELYKDEVRLLAVALGLPDQIAHRQPFPGPGLAVRILGEITDEKLAICKEANFIVSEEIEKTELKNELWQYFAAVLDTKATGVKGDIRDYNWVVALRFVKSLDAMTAHTPEIPYDLIKKISKRITSEIPNVTRVVLDVTDKPPATIEFE
- a CDS encoding tetratricopeptide repeat protein, giving the protein MKNNYGIQKWHSHGAMLCNSEKYSEALECYDKILSYYPKDFLAVFGKGMVFLKLKEYEKALWCFNSVLNMNSSYIPAIKNKAIVEEKLKKQERENYNKFSKLGVENYKQGNFEKALDYFEKAFEINPYSETLRKNIEKTRLKLKETLPIRWNNKGVEYYKVKNYQKAFECFEKAVKLNPNFESALKNKAMVQKLLKN
- a CDS encoding flippase, which encodes MIKNLKKDGIVKDSAYMIFSNMYSKFAAYLFYFLIPFILGTEGFGIIKGLMPILDTLVIIFCSGIPPAMAKFISGNDLKENTWIYDILKVMFIFSIFGGIFTVFLKYLLGGNYSNLPNVYFYAVALALPFSVVISWSRGVLQGNLKIKNLSKTWILENTSKVVFLVILSYLFGVFGGILSISVSFLIGGIFGIYLLSKSNLEYSFSHILKNIFSPIKEKESVKKVIYYSIPIALTTASYRLINDLDGIFILSMLGAYDNGVYGYASLLSRLLFLFASAIAIVLIPRISKSKDISYFKKATILNILIVLPALLIIFLFSKELLKLFFGINTPESVTSLKILSVSAVFMSTYTICASSLQGLGYAKIPVYVLFLGILLNAILNYMLIPNLGIIGGAIATLSSSFAVFVLIWIITFSKLKKIKNNS
- the argJ gene encoding bifunctional ornithine acetyltransferase/N-acetylglutamate synthase gives rise to the protein MAENFVVVDGGVVAPKGFKSNGHKDRKYGAALIYSETDAVAAGVFTTNKVFAHPVALSKDVLVNNNVFRAIVANSGNANCFTKGGMEDAELLVKKAAELLKIPENQVLSASTGVIGRKMPMDIITLEVERAFENMDLENSNENASKAIMTTDAFPKTVAVEFEVKDKKIRIGGIAKGAGMIAPNMLHATMLGFITTDIEISKEDLTNSLQKATDESFNNAVVDGDMSTNDTVYVLANAQSGVKYTDCKDEFDEALTYVSKELAKMIVSDGEGAKKLIEATVYGAETKEDAKKASMSIVRSLLLKTAFFGADPNWGRIAAAVGYSGAEMDMANFDIIIGDISSEKQAILVKAGEQIADCGTPELKLAEEIMKEDKIKIIVDLKMGSFENTAFGCDLGYEYVKINSEYTT